The following proteins are encoded in a genomic region of Arachis stenosperma cultivar V10309 chromosome 4, arast.V10309.gnm1.PFL2, whole genome shotgun sequence:
- the LOC130975901 gene encoding uncharacterized protein LOC130975901, giving the protein MDDRVVLKIYYYGQILLQTYEGVQFVCENPLDVVIPFTLSFEELKGVICEKIGTQRCRRISCILYRYPLPVFGGFVQFQTKYVMDEASMQEMFSMYMENRHRISCIELYIEFEQSEADRNIELEDYNSESEDEFESNYEIVGPGEDEEGAVGTMNADVAEVANALANPHPFQEPSFMRSLDLGAMHAPEFPQYMNTAPPVVADGEFTVGMEFSSREAVIKAMKDYTIRRGVDYRVYESEPTTFYAKCIEYGNGCDWLIRITKMQKKYCWEIRRYNGSHTCTRSTISQDHSKLDSKTVAEAIKPLVEVDPSIKVKSVIADIQSKFNYTISYRKAWLAKQQAVESIFGSWEASYEALPIWFEAMCHKEPSAVVHFETMPAYQGDDLVPDIRVLHRVFWSYYPCIRAFRHCKPVVQVDGTHLYGKYKGCLLVAVSQDGNNNIVPIAFAIVEGETSDAWHFFLSNLRQHVVTRDGVGLISDRHDSIRSAIERSNGAWSPPRAFHMFCIRHIESNFLRKFKAPYLQKLIVNIGYSRTTREYQMRYERLKERGEAYTNWLDRIPREQYALAFDGGYRWGHMTTNLVECINSVLKGARNLPVTALVKATFYRLNELFTRKRAEAEARISAGLVFSETVTTKLNANQRASGNIQVSCFDRENEVFEVREMPSGVEYAVDLRHYRCDCGEFQVDRIPCRHVFACCANQRLDWKVYVNDVYKMDQIRRVYRARFRPLGNPATWPAYHGPRFVGNPFLRRVAKGRPKMTRFLNEMDTRMLRRPRRCKQCGAEGHSRSRCRQSGGPSGGPTE; this is encoded by the exons ATGGATGATAGAGTTGTATTGAAGATTTATTACTACGGACAGATCTTATTACAAACATATGAGGGAGTTCAATTTGTGTGTGAAAATCCATTGGATGTTGTTATTCCGTTCACATTGTCATTTGAGGAGTTGAAAGGTGTGATTTGTGAGAAGATAGGTACGCAAAGATGTAGGAGAATATCGTGTATTTTGTACAGGTATCCTTTACCTGTGTTTGGCGGGTTTGTTCAATTTCAGACCAAGTATGTGATGGACGAAGCGAGTATGCAGGAAATGTTTTCAATGTACATGGAAAATCGCCACCGAATATCGTGCATCGAGTTATATATTGAGTTTGAGCAATCTGAAGCGGACCGTAACATTGAGTTGGAAGATTATAATAGTGAAAgcgaagatgaatttgaaagtaaCTATGAGATCGTCGGTCCAGGTGAGGACGAAGAAGGAGCTGTTGGAACCATGAACGCAGATGTGGCGGAAGTTGCAAATGCACTAGCAAACCCGCATCCGTTTCAAGAGCCATCTTTCATGCGGTCGTTGGATTTGGGGGCCATGCACGCACCGGAGTTTCCGCAATATATGAATACAG CCCCTCCTGTTGTGGCGGATGGTGAGTTCACAGTGGGGATGGAATTCAGCTCAAGGGAGGCAGTAATCAAGGCAATGAAAGATTATACCATCCGGAGAGGTGTGGACTATCGGGTATATGAGTCGGAACCGACGACATTCTATGCCAAATGTATAGAATATGGGAATGGTTGTGACTGGTTGATCAGGATAACCAAAATGCAGAAGAAGTACTGTTGGGAGATAAGGAGGTACAATGGAAGTCATACTTGTACCAGGTCTACTATTTCTCAAGACCATTCGAAGCTGGATTCCAAGACAGTTGCAGAAGCAATAAAGCCGTTGGTAGAGGTTGACCCGTCTATAAAGGTGAAATCAGTAATTGCTGATATCCAGTCAAAGTTTAACTACACCATCAGTTATCGCAAGGCTTGGTTAGCAAAGCAGCAGGCGGTCGAATCAATTTTTGGAAGTTGGGAAGCATCGTATGAAGCTTTGCCGATATGGTTTGAGGCCATGTGCCACAAAGAGCCATCAGCAGTGGTTCACTTTGAAACAATGCCAGCTTACCAGGGGGATGATTTGGTTCCTGATATACGTGTTCTACATAGAGTCTTCTGGAGTTATTACCCCTGTATAAGGGCCTTCAGACACTGCAAGCCGGTGGTGCAGGTGGACGGGACTCATTTGTATGGAAAATACAAGGGTTGTTTATTGGTTGCAGTGTCACAAGATGGTAATAACAACATCGTGCCTATTGCATTTGCCATAGTGGAGGGAGAGACTTCTGATGCATGGCACTTTTTTCTGAGCAACCTGCGTCAACATGTGGTGACCCGTGATGGTGTCGGACTAATCTCCGATCGACACGATTCGATTAGGTCAGCTATTGAACGAAGTAATGGGGCGTGGTCTCCTCCAAGAGCTTTCCATATGTTTTGTATCAGGCATATTGAGTCCAACTTCTTGAGGAAGTTCAAAGCACCTTACCTGCAGAAGCTTATCGTCAACATTG GATATTCAAGGACGACCAGGGAGTACCAGATGCGCTATGAACGATTAAAGGAACGGGGTGAGGCTTACACCAATTGGCTTGATCGGATCCCTCGTGAGCAGTATGCTTTGGCATTTGATGGTGGTTACCGATGGGGTCATATGACCACCAATCTTGTGGAATGTATCAACTCCGTCTTAAAGGGTGCACGCAATCTCCCAGTCACTGCACTTGTTAAGGCGACATTTTACAGGCTGAATGAGTTGTTCACTAGGAAAAGAGCTGAGGCTGAAGCCCGAATCAGTGCTGGACTTGTATTCTCTGAGACGGTGACAACCAAGCTGAATGCAAATCAACGAGCATCAGGTAACATACAGGTTAGCTGTTTTGATAGAGAAAATGAAGTCTTCGAAGTACGCGAGATGCCTAGCGGGGTTGAGTATGCAGTTGACCTGCGCCACTATCGGTGTGACTGTGGTGAATTCCAGGTTGACCGAATTCCGTGTAGGCACGTGTTTGCGTGCTGCGCAAATCAGAGGCTGGATTGGAAAGTGTACGTTAATGACGTTTACAAGATGGACCAGATTCGAAGAGTATACAGGGCTAGGTTTCGACCACTGGGAAATCCGGCAACGTGGCCTGCTTATCATGGACCTAGATTCGTTGGAAACCCGTTCCTCAGACGGGTAGCCAAGGGCAGGCCGAAGATGACCCGCttcttgaatgagatggacacTCGTATGTTGCGTCGCCCGAGGCGATGCAAGCAATGCGGTGCCGAGGGTCATAGTCGCAGCAGATGTCGTCAAAGTGGTGGACCGAGTGGAGGTCCCACCGAATAG